TAATTCTTTATCTTCTTGCAAAAAAATACAATTTTCCATCAAATCTTTTAAATCTGAATGGTGATTTTTGACTGCAATAAAAGAAAAAAATGCCTCTTCATCAGAAAGCCCTGATTCTTTACATGCATAATATGAACAAATGGATGATAGAAGTGAATGGCTCCTATCATCCTTTGATATACCTTTTTCTTTGTTTAAATATCTCTGAAAATATGATGTAGCTTTACCGATATCATGGGATAATGATGTTATTATGCAAAGCTTTTCAATGTTATAATTATCTAAATTTAATTTTTTTGTTTTTAAAAGATCTATTGATAAATTACAAACATTTATTAAATGTTCTTCGAGAGGTTTCCCTGGATGAGAAAATAAGTTAGAAAAAGATAATGTTGTCTCCATTTTCTACCTCCCAGTATTTTTGAGCTAAACATTTTATAGCTTGTCCCTTGGGTTCGTATAAATAAAAGTCATACTTTTCAATCTCTCTTTTACTATTCATAATTGTAGGAAGCATTTCTTTTATATACGATTTATCATTCTCTATCTTAAGCCATCTGTTAGTAGTATCAATATGTGAGATGTTTATTGGTGAATCAATATCAACTTCTAATTTAGAATTAATCTCTTTTGCTTCAAATAATCCAACATATTTAAAATTTGCAATAAGCTCGCTTAAACCCATTGACAATGTATAATAACTATTATGGTTTTTTATGCTATTATTTAGCTGCGTGAAAAAAGGTTCATCGCAGGAAATATATAATCTATAATAAGGATTTTTCAAAAATTCAAAATTAACTTGTGTTCTTGGCTCATGGCTTTTTTTCTTAACTGGTATCCAAAAGTTATCTTTTGTATTTATTAGGTTAATACCCATTCTTATTTTTTTAATAGGGTTAATAATCTTAACAGACGCTTTGAAATTTAACTTATTTAGCTCATCAATATAAACGTTTTTATCTAATCCAGATATTGCTCCAATCATGCCTTTTATTGTAGGTAACGGTGGAAATGAAAATGTTAATGGTGATGAAGTAGTATAATACTTTCCAAAGTATCCATAGTCTGACCATATATCAAACAATATAATTTTCATGGCTTTTCGCCCCTTTAAAACTTGAGTAAATTAACTTTAACATATTTATCTAATTGATTTAAATTATATTCATTCCCTTCATTTAATATTGATAACCTATCATCAATAGCATAGTTAATTTCTTTTATTTTATCTTTGTTTTCAATTATAACAGATATTAACTGTGTTAAGTCTAATTTAAAATCAGAAACATCTCTTATTTCTTGGTCTATTTTATTGCTTATTAATTTAATTCTTTTATCAATATCTCCTAAATGATATATACCTTGGTTATATACAATTTCTAATAATAGCCTTGGCATTTGGCCAACCTTTGAACGAGATAATAAGTTTTTAGTGCCATTCCACAATGCTTCAAATAAATATCCAATCTCTGTTCTTGTTAGATTAATATCTTGATTTTTTGCAGCATTTTCATTAATCACTCCATAAAAAGCTATACATGAATATGGAAGAATATATTGTTCTGTAAATGTTCCCTGTTCATTTCCTTCCTTCGAAGGCATTACTGTTGTTCCTTTTATATATTTAGCTTCAACTTTATGAAGTGATCTTCCAAACTTAAATTGAACAGGACCTGTTAACACAAGAGTTTTGTCTTTAACAGCAATGGTTGCACCAAACAGTTTAACATCAATACACTCTTTTACTTTTTCAGGTTCGTTTGAAAAATCTTCAAGCCTTTCATCTCTTGTTCTTAGCTTTCCATCTGTATTTCGTGTTTCTGCTATAAATACTGGTAAACCTTTATAGTCGCTCCAATAATCTCTACATGTTCTTTTGAGTCTTACATCTGTAACAATATTTTGTCCTGTTTCTTCATCTACCCTTGGTTTGTTTTCATCAAAAGGGTCTCCATTTGGATTAGAATCTTTGCAATCATAAATAAATAATATTTCGGATCTGTTATTAATAACTTCATTACTCATCTTTAGATACCTCCTCAATTTCTTTTTCATCTTTATAAACAATTTGAGCAATCTCTTTAACCATATTCATGCCAGATGCAAAATAAAAGTTTATTTCATCAATTGGCATATTCCATTTATCTCCTGCTTGAAGTAAATATTTGCTTATTTGATTCGCTATTTCTCTTTTACCTTTGTCAAAGCTGTTATATTCTTCAAACTTATTTTGCACCTTTGGAAGCAGACCAAGAATATCTTGTTGTGTAAGTTTAAGACTTTTTAGGTTTTTTGCAAATGGTGTGCTTTTTCTTTCTTTATATTGTTTATTAAGAAGCATTTTAGATAGAACACCTAATAAAAAAATACCTCTTTTGGCATAACTATTAAATGTATTCCCAAACGATGAGAAGAACGCATTAAATAAACTATTATCATTCATTTTATAATCCCTCCATTCAATTAAATTTAAGAAATCAAAAAATAATAAACTCATTAATGCATTTGTAGCTGCAATTTTTATTTTGCAATTATAATTATTAAAGTCAAATCTAATTTTGTTCATCATAAAATTTAATAAAAAATAAAAATCTAATTTAAAGCCTTTGAAAACATTGTTTGTAATCTCCAAGAAATATTTATCAAGGTCTCTTTCCCTTTTATTTTTATCACTCTTTTCAAAGAAGTATCTAACTGCACCAAAATTAAACTTTATATCATCATATTTTAAAAGATTATCTACATGTGTTTTTGCATTGAACAGCATTTTTAAACGTGATGGTAAAACATCTTCTATAAGAAGAAGAATTTTTTCGGCACTGCTTCCACCAGATGATTCTAAAAATAAGATATTTAGTGTTAAAGTATCATTTTCTTCGCTAAGTATCCCAAGTATTTCATTTTCATCGTTTGTTATTCTTTTATTGTTATGACTGTTGATTTTTATATCTTTTCGTCCAGATTTGAAATAGTCTACTATTTCTTGTCTAACAAAATCTTGTCCTATAACAAATGTAGGTATTAATTGATATGATAATCCATAAAACTTAAATGTAAGATTTTTTTCAATAAAGTTTTTTCCCTCTTTTAGGTTAATTGTGCAATCAGGACATATAGGAAAGTTTTTCCAAGAATCCTTTTCATTAAAGCCGTTTCTAATAAAACCTCTTTTATCAATTGTATAAAATTTGTAAGGACTTGCATTTCCAGCATAGATTTGAGGTGAGGTTTGTCCACAAATTGAGCAAACTTTATTGTCAACAGAAAGTTCTGAATTTTTTTGATTTATCCAATTAGACATAATCTTTTTCATAAAATCGAATTGACCAATATATATTTCTTTATCATCATCAATAATAATTTTGATTGTTAATAGCTTTTTCACCTTCTTAGGCATATCTTTTGTAATAGCTATTATTGATTCTTTTAAATTTATTTCGTTATCAGTTAATAATTGGTGTAAAATTTCTAAAAAAGATTTCTCTTGGCTTGTTAATATGTTGCTAAATTCACTTAAGACTTTTTTAAAGTATCCTATTATCTTCATACTTAATGTATCATTTTTATTAGTTATTTCAATTTTAGTTACTTTAGCAGTTGGAGTAAAATTCGGTCCATTTGCAGCAGCTTTTGAAAGTAAATATTTGTTTTTAT
This sequence is a window from Caldicellulosiruptoraceae bacterium PP1. Protein-coding genes within it:
- the cas5b gene encoding type I-B CRISPR-associated protein Cas5b, whose translation is MKIILFDIWSDYGYFGKYYTTSSPLTFSFPPLPTIKGMIGAISGLDKNVYIDELNKLNFKASVKIINPIKKIRMGINLINTKDNFWIPVKKKSHEPRTQVNFEFLKNPYYRLYISCDEPFFTQLNNSIKNHNSYYTLSMGLSELIANFKYVGLFEAKEINSKLEVDIDSPINISHIDTTNRWLKIENDKSYIKEMLPTIMNSKREIEKYDFYLYEPKGQAIKCLAQKYWEVENGDNIIFF
- the cas7b gene encoding type I-B CRISPR-associated protein Cas7/Csh2, translated to MSNEVINNRSEILFIYDCKDSNPNGDPFDENKPRVDEETGQNIVTDVRLKRTCRDYWSDYKGLPVFIAETRNTDGKLRTRDERLEDFSNEPEKVKECIDVKLFGATIAVKDKTLVLTGPVQFKFGRSLHKVEAKYIKGTTVMPSKEGNEQGTFTEQYILPYSCIAFYGVINENAAKNQDINLTRTEIGYLFEALWNGTKNLLSRSKVGQMPRLLLEIVYNQGIYHLGDIDKRIKLISNKIDQEIRDVSDFKLDLTQLISVIIENKDKIKEINYAIDDRLSILNEGNEYNLNQLDKYVKVNLLKF
- a CDS encoding TIGR02556 family CRISPR-associated protein, coding for MITSVMELGKMQKTRNKDTILSYIDEPDVDKVIAIRFQYQSNNQKNVFTFNQNEEITINNSFIKEQLVLKDILLEDCLASNKNKYLLSKAAANGPNFTPTAKVTKIEITNKNDTLSMKIIGYFKKVLSEFSNILTSQEKSFLEILHQLLTDNEINLKESIIAITKDMPKKVKKLLTIKIIIDDDKEIYIGQFDFMKKIMSNWINQKNSELSVDNKVCSICGQTSPQIYAGNASPYKFYTIDKRGFIRNGFNEKDSWKNFPICPDCTINLKEGKNFIEKNLTFKFYGLSYQLIPTFVIGQDFVRQEIVDYFKSGRKDIKINSHNNKRITNDENEILGILSEENDTLTLNILFLESSGGSSAEKILLLIEDVLPSRLKMLFNAKTHVDNLLKYDDIKFNFGAVRYFFEKSDKNKRERDLDKYFLEITNNVFKGFKLDFYFLLNFMMNKIRFDFNNYNCKIKIAATNALMSLLFFDFLNLIEWRDYKMNDNSLFNAFFSSFGNTFNSYAKRGIFLLGVLSKMLLNKQYKERKSTPFAKNLKSLKLTQQDILGLLPKVQNKFEEYNSFDKGKREIANQISKYLLQAGDKWNMPIDEINFYFASGMNMVKEIAQIVYKDEKEIEEVSKDE